A genomic segment from Leptospira perdikensis encodes:
- a CDS encoding TPM domain-containing protein, producing MVFSLLFLFPIFIQAKDIPTLKARVMDETWTLDAGFISALERQLKDHESKTSNQVVVLVVSSLEGEILEEYSMKVAETWKLGQRKKDNGVLLLIALDDRKLRIEVGYGLEGNLTDVLCHHIIEEEIKPYFKKGDYKSGIQNGVNAILAGIDGTYTVPPAEDFSHLGPLSFLGELSMGQEEIPLPIKIFVSIFVLFVLGIFTYVAANTPYIGWFIYFFLFPFWSLFPTAIHGANIGASVFLIYAVGVGIYKLYHLLTPHGRMRMKKGSFGGSFGSSSGSGWSSSGSSRSGGFSGGGGSFGGGGSSGSW from the coding sequence TTGGTTTTTTCTCTTCTTTTTTTATTCCCCATTTTTATCCAAGCCAAAGATATACCTACTTTAAAAGCACGAGTTATGGATGAAACTTGGACTTTGGATGCCGGTTTCATATCTGCTCTAGAAAGACAACTGAAAGATCATGAGAGTAAAACTAGTAACCAGGTTGTTGTTCTTGTGGTTTCTTCTTTAGAAGGTGAAATTCTGGAAGAATACTCTATGAAGGTTGCAGAAACCTGGAAGTTGGGGCAAAGAAAAAAAGATAATGGTGTTTTGTTATTAATTGCTTTGGATGATAGAAAGTTAAGAATCGAAGTTGGGTATGGACTCGAAGGAAATTTAACAGATGTTCTTTGCCATCATATCATAGAAGAGGAAATCAAACCCTACTTCAAAAAAGGAGACTATAAATCAGGGATTCAAAATGGAGTGAATGCGATCCTTGCTGGAATTGATGGAACTTATACGGTTCCCCCTGCTGAAGATTTTTCTCATTTAGGTCCTTTGTCTTTTTTGGGAGAACTATCGATGGGGCAGGAGGAAATTCCCTTACCGATTAAAATTTTTGTCTCCATTTTTGTTTTGTTTGTGCTCGGAATTTTTACTTATGTAGCAGCTAACACCCCCTATATTGGTTGGTTTATTTATTTCTTTTTGTTTCCTTTTTGGAGTTTGTTTCCGACTGCCATTCATGGAGCAAATATCGGAGCCTCTGTATTTTTAATTTATGCAGTTGGAGTTGGGATCTATAAACTATATCATTTATTAACTCCTCATGGTAGGATGCGAATGAAGAAAGGAAGTTTCGGAGGATCTTTCGGAAGTTCTAGTGGCAGTGGTTGGTCAAGTAGTGGGAGTTCTCGGTCCGGTGGATTCAGTGGTGGCGGTGGAAGTTTTGGAGGAGGAGGTAGTTCTGGAAGTTGGTAA
- a CDS encoding TolC family protein gives MHFAFSGLITLSAKPVQVKELWQTALQSNPEFLSAKADYDKAFFENEKSYAGYLPTVNVLASARQSSANFSGSGTVNDPLISGANAGSNSTQTSSSGESRPTAVNRYSVGLSTNQNLFAGFKDKSGIDKTEALLQAAKQTLHDSRLKICFELKSGYAQMLYAKELHQLSEKIKERRIKNRDLVKLRYEVGREHKGSFLLSESFVKQSEFEVSSAFRLFESNLNEVERVIANRLDININSEFVYEPVMEKKYSEKEKESLLESHPSVMAEQSKVRAAQANIGVAEAGFYPDLNLSATMTRQDDVWLPKPRNYSFGLNLTYPLFNGGRDYYNVKIAKTEYEKSIHTRDSKKNSLSFSLEQSHLNFKNASEQLVVLTEFYKASEIRAMIARSQYSNGLISFENWDIIENDLINREKNHLLGKRDLSLAEATYLRNLGKCFDED, from the coding sequence ATGCATTTTGCATTTTCTGGTTTGATCACTCTGTCTGCAAAACCGGTCCAAGTGAAAGAACTTTGGCAAACTGCCTTACAATCCAATCCAGAATTTTTATCGGCTAAAGCCGATTATGACAAAGCATTTTTTGAAAATGAAAAAAGTTATGCCGGATATTTACCGACAGTGAACGTACTGGCATCAGCAAGGCAGTCATCTGCAAACTTTAGTGGCTCTGGTACTGTAAATGATCCTTTAATCAGCGGGGCTAATGCAGGATCCAATTCAACACAAACATCAAGTTCAGGAGAATCCAGGCCAACTGCAGTCAACCGTTATTCGGTTGGACTTAGCACTAATCAAAACTTGTTTGCTGGATTTAAAGATAAAAGTGGAATCGATAAAACAGAAGCATTACTTCAGGCAGCAAAACAAACATTACATGATTCTCGTTTGAAGATTTGTTTTGAATTGAAGTCAGGTTATGCTCAAATGTTGTATGCAAAAGAACTTCACCAACTTTCCGAAAAAATCAAGGAAAGAAGGATTAAAAATCGTGATTTAGTAAAACTTCGATATGAAGTGGGACGGGAACATAAAGGTAGTTTTTTACTAAGTGAATCCTTTGTGAAACAATCAGAGTTTGAAGTATCTTCGGCATTTCGACTTTTTGAAAGTAATTTGAATGAAGTAGAACGGGTGATTGCCAATCGTTTGGATATAAATATCAATTCAGAATTTGTTTATGAACCGGTAATGGAAAAGAAGTATTCAGAGAAAGAGAAGGAATCACTGTTAGAATCACATCCATCTGTCATGGCGGAGCAGTCCAAAGTAAGAGCCGCACAGGCCAATATCGGTGTAGCGGAGGCCGGTTTTTATCCTGATTTAAATCTAAGTGCAACCATGACGAGACAAGATGATGTTTGGTTACCTAAACCTCGAAATTATAGTTTCGGATTGAACTTAACCTATCCATTGTTTAACGGTGGTCGGGATTATTATAATGTAAAGATTGCAAAAACCGAATATGAAAAATCCATTCATACAAGAGATTCCAAAAAGAACTCCCTTTCCTTTTCTTTGGAGCAGTCACATTTGAATTTTAAAAATGCATCCGAACAATTGGTTGTGTTAACAGAATTTTATAAAGCATCTGAGATTCGTGCCATGATAGCAAGGTCACAATACTCAAATGGTCTGATTAGTTTTGAAAATTGGGACATCATCGAAAACGATTTAATCAATCGAGAAAAAAATCATTTATTGGGTAAAAGGGATCTGAGTTTAGCAGAGGCTACTTATTTACGAAATTTAGGAAAGTGTTTTGATGAAGATTAA
- a CDS encoding SulP family inorganic anion transporter, giving the protein MNNENKPKDWLPGLKENWRSDILSGFIVFLIALPLCLGISLASGAPPMAGIFSGIVGGIIGSLLSGSHLTINGPAAGLIAVVLNSIMVLGGGDAKLGFELTLAAIVIAGAIQIVLGLVKAGNLTVYFPISVVHGMMAAIGIIIISKQFYVALGITPKAKTIGGLLWEIPFSFSLVNPEVAIIGISAIVIIAVLAKIKNPLIKKLPAPLVAVLIGIVLGVVFDLADEHSYTLLDHTYKIGPEKLVNLPAHIYDGISFPDFSRWKDGVFWVMVITIALIASIESLLTATAVDNTDPYRRKSNMDRELVAKGAGNFFLGWIGGLPIIAEVVRSSANMENGAKTRWSNFFHGLFLFFFILLLPGLIHRIPLASLAGILIMVGLRLASPHVFKETYEKGWDQIVIFLVTVVITIVEDLLVGVFCGIVTAILIQIYFGVPLRYIFVADITVKSENKIHELYVKHALLFSNMISLKLLLRKITPGERVDLKFDKKVEMIGFSAIEFLQSFKRDYEERGGVVNLIGFEDLKPISAYYGATRINK; this is encoded by the coding sequence ATGAACAATGAAAACAAACCAAAAGATTGGTTACCCGGGTTAAAGGAAAATTGGCGATCGGACATTTTGTCCGGTTTTATTGTGTTTCTCATTGCGTTGCCCCTTTGTTTGGGTATCTCACTTGCATCAGGGGCCCCACCGATGGCTGGGATTTTTTCCGGAATTGTGGGTGGAATTATAGGTTCATTACTTAGTGGTTCTCATCTTACCATCAATGGTCCAGCAGCCGGACTCATCGCTGTAGTTCTCAACTCAATTATGGTATTAGGTGGTGGGGATGCAAAACTTGGGTTTGAGTTAACTCTTGCGGCCATCGTAATTGCTGGTGCAATTCAGATAGTCCTCGGATTAGTGAAGGCAGGGAATTTAACCGTTTATTTTCCTATATCAGTCGTACATGGAATGATGGCGGCCATTGGAATTATTATTATTTCCAAACAGTTTTATGTGGCACTTGGGATCACTCCTAAAGCAAAAACCATCGGGGGATTACTTTGGGAAATTCCTTTTAGTTTTTCTTTAGTGAATCCGGAAGTTGCCATCATCGGGATCTCTGCGATTGTTATTATTGCGGTCCTAGCGAAAATCAAAAATCCTCTCATAAAAAAATTACCGGCGCCGCTAGTTGCAGTGTTAATCGGTATTGTCCTTGGAGTTGTTTTTGATTTAGCTGATGAACATTCCTATACTTTGCTCGATCATACTTATAAAATTGGTCCAGAAAAATTAGTAAACCTACCGGCCCATATTTATGATGGGATTTCTTTTCCTGATTTTTCTCGCTGGAAGGATGGAGTTTTTTGGGTAATGGTAATTACCATTGCTCTTATTGCGAGTATCGAATCTTTGTTAACTGCAACTGCCGTTGATAATACAGATCCTTATCGCCGTAAATCGAATATGGATCGTGAGTTGGTCGCAAAAGGTGCCGGTAACTTTTTCTTAGGATGGATTGGAGGATTACCAATCATTGCAGAGGTAGTTCGTTCCTCTGCCAATATGGAGAACGGTGCCAAAACTAGATGGTCCAATTTCTTTCATGGACTCTTTTTATTCTTTTTCATTTTGCTTTTACCTGGATTGATTCATAGGATTCCTCTCGCATCACTTGCCGGAATTCTGATTATGGTGGGACTTCGATTGGCATCCCCCCATGTTTTCAAAGAAACCTATGAAAAGGGTTGGGATCAAATTGTTATTTTTTTGGTAACTGTTGTAATTACAATCGTAGAAGACTTGTTAGTTGGCGTTTTCTGTGGTATTGTGACTGCCATTTTGATTCAAATTTATTTTGGAGTTCCACTTCGTTATATTTTTGTTGCTGATATCACTGTTAAATCAGAAAATAAAATTCATGAATTGTACGTGAAACATGCTTTGTTGTTTTCAAATATGATTTCATTAAAATTATTACTCAGAAAAATCACACCTGGGGAACGAGTTGATCTTAAGTTTGATAAAAAAGTGGAAATGATTGGTTTTTCGGCCATCGAATTTTTGCAAAGTTTTAAACGGGATTATGAAGAACGAGGTGGAGTTGTAAATTTGATAGGTTTTGAAGACTTAAAACCTATCTCTGCTTATTACGGGGCGACTCGAATCAACAAGTAG
- a CDS encoding AraC family transcriptional regulator — translation MKRMAQIPLFMAILIGLGGCLWKPESFYGRNISQDVQFLVPHRTEIPRKCSHESIQSLRSLVWMDNRSADSMRGKREVGGQWVRFELKNEAVADSFFSILIQWINIPFVELCSEGEDGEIVDSYSGYVWEDWMGLLSPFPHFNVTLKAKESRYFYIYLVSNEDLNFPIRTVSSASYRSIVLFRFLTFLFFSMVGIVSFGWAISEYLKSKEKIYIAILTHFIMFFLLVYSVHGKEFASLLGNSNKLVTHSYYLFLSINHFVFFVYLATFDQFVGNRFSKQILFWISGFAGFLYLLVPLFSRVYEFRIFLVLSIFGTAAYYLFKTHNFLLSKQESDARAYVLGWFFFLFSVFLKTLFHFDFYPYQPFFIYAAVFYLPFLTAGSFLFLRNYEKRDKSKTRYRSVTTKLDKTEFRNKLESLLAAEKIYLDPNCNEELIAFKMGLSYHQLSELINSEYNFNFPSLLNQYRIKEAMVILSERPELNVAEVGKLSGFGSRSAFYLEFKKQSGVNPNQFRKTKKPYIDS, via the coding sequence ATGAAACGAATGGCCCAAATCCCCCTTTTTATGGCAATCCTGATAGGGTTGGGGGGATGCCTATGGAAACCGGAAAGTTTCTATGGACGGAACATAAGTCAGGATGTCCAATTTTTGGTACCCCATAGGACAGAAATTCCAAGAAAATGCAGTCACGAATCCATCCAATCTTTACGGAGTTTGGTCTGGATGGACAACCGAAGTGCCGATTCCATGAGAGGAAAACGCGAAGTCGGGGGACAGTGGGTTCGGTTTGAACTAAAGAATGAAGCTGTTGCCGACAGTTTTTTCAGCATCCTCATCCAATGGATCAACATTCCCTTTGTGGAACTTTGTTCGGAGGGGGAAGATGGGGAAATTGTAGATTCTTATAGTGGTTATGTCTGGGAAGATTGGATGGGTTTACTTTCCCCGTTCCCACATTTTAATGTAACCCTAAAGGCTAAGGAAAGTCGTTACTTTTATATTTACCTTGTTTCCAACGAAGATTTAAACTTTCCCATTCGAACTGTTTCTTCGGCAAGTTATCGCTCCATTGTTTTATTTCGATTCTTAACATTTTTATTTTTTTCCATGGTAGGGATTGTTTCTTTTGGATGGGCTATCTCCGAATATCTCAAATCAAAAGAAAAGATCTACATTGCAATTTTAACTCATTTTATTATGTTTTTCCTTCTTGTGTATTCTGTTCACGGAAAGGAGTTTGCTTCCCTTTTGGGAAACTCAAATAAATTAGTTACACATTCTTATTATTTGTTTTTATCAATTAACCATTTTGTGTTTTTTGTTTATCTCGCCACCTTTGATCAGTTTGTTGGAAATCGTTTTTCAAAACAAATTTTGTTTTGGATCTCGGGGTTTGCGGGGTTCTTGTATTTACTCGTTCCGTTATTTTCGCGTGTATATGAATTTAGAATTTTTCTAGTTCTATCTATTTTTGGAACGGCAGCATATTATTTATTCAAAACTCATAATTTTTTATTATCGAAACAAGAAAGCGATGCAAGAGCATATGTATTAGGTTGGTTTTTTTTCCTGTTCTCTGTATTTTTGAAAACATTGTTTCATTTTGATTTTTATCCATACCAACCATTTTTCATTTATGCAGCTGTATTCTATCTACCTTTTCTGACAGCAGGTTCTTTTTTGTTTTTGCGAAATTATGAAAAACGAGATAAGTCAAAAACAAGATATAGATCTGTCACAACAAAATTAGATAAAACAGAATTTAGAAATAAACTAGAATCTTTGTTAGCTGCCGAGAAGATATATTTGGATCCAAATTGTAATGAGGAACTTATCGCTTTTAAAATGGGACTTTCTTATCACCAATTAAGCGAACTGATTAACTCTGAGTATAATTTTAATTTTCCATCTTTACTGAACCAATATAGAATTAAAGAGGCCATGGTGATCCTGAGCGAAAGACCAGAACTCAATGTTGCTGAGGTTGGGAAACTTTCAGGTTTTGGATCCAGGTCCGCGTTTTATCTTGAATTCAAAAAACAATCCGGTGTAAACCCAAACCAATTTCGAAAAACCAAGAAGCCATATATAGATAGTTAG
- a CDS encoding ABC transporter permease, producing MLAIEIHNLNKSYTIGKSKFPVLSGIDLEISQGEFVAIMGPSGSGKSTLLQVMGLLDHVDSGTYTLFGRRVDGESSDVLSDVRGSLIGFVFQQFHLLSKSNASQNVSLPSLYTNVDHTDERAVEQLQKVGLENRVHHTPNELSGGQQQRVAIARALLVDPPIIFADEPTGNLDSKSKIEIMLELQRLHQEGKTIVMVTHEPEMAEYCDRIIHVSDGRIVSDEGKKKKKESNLFPKTNLKRKMGWPLFQGIFLQSLFSLSSNRLRTFLSALGILFGVVCVISVMALGEGAKKSVEEQFSSLGANLVIVRTGGMRSGGVSLEAGTVNRLDVFDVGAVAKKFPEVKQISAVVNGRGQLVFGSRNWNSYITGASPNYETLRNLEPVEGRFFTEEENQKRALVCLVGNTVVRELYEGKNPVGTYLKVNRILFRVVGLLPEKGSAGFRDQDDVVLVPLNTAMRRLLNKDAVDSLEMELEKIESSEEFTTSLKRFLHERHGTNESMGNLYQVMNMADIQSAVSETNQTMTTLLIALAAVSLMVGGIGIMNIMLVSVKERTKEIGLRKALGARESDIRMQFLIESTLTSLTGGIVGLVFGILAVLFLQEYFGWTIVLSFPSIGFAFLFSISIGILFGWWPSEYAAKLSPIVALRSE from the coding sequence TTGTTAGCAATTGAGATTCATAACTTAAATAAATCCTATACAATAGGAAAGTCGAAATTTCCCGTTCTCTCTGGGATTGATTTAGAAATTTCACAAGGTGAATTTGTCGCTATTATGGGCCCTTCGGGGTCTGGTAAATCCACATTATTACAAGTGATGGGGTTACTGGATCATGTGGATTCAGGCACCTATACATTGTTTGGTCGTAGGGTTGACGGAGAGTCTTCTGATGTTTTGTCAGATGTACGTGGAAGTTTAATCGGTTTTGTATTTCAACAATTCCACTTATTATCTAAATCCAATGCCTCTCAAAATGTAAGTTTACCCTCTTTATACACGAATGTAGATCATACCGATGAAAGAGCTGTAGAACAGTTACAAAAAGTGGGATTGGAAAATCGAGTACATCACACTCCGAATGAACTCTCTGGTGGACAACAACAAAGGGTAGCTATAGCCCGTGCATTACTTGTGGACCCACCAATCATCTTTGCGGATGAACCGACCGGGAACCTAGATTCCAAAAGTAAAATTGAAATCATGTTAGAATTACAACGGCTTCACCAGGAAGGAAAAACCATTGTGATGGTAACTCATGAACCAGAAATGGCGGAGTATTGTGATCGAATCATTCACGTGAGTGATGGGCGTATTGTGTCTGATGAAGGAAAAAAGAAAAAAAAAGAATCCAACCTTTTTCCAAAAACAAATCTAAAACGAAAAATGGGTTGGCCTCTCTTTCAAGGTATTTTTTTACAATCATTGTTTTCATTATCTTCTAATCGTTTGCGAACTTTTTTATCGGCTCTTGGTATTCTTTTTGGTGTTGTTTGTGTTATATCTGTGATGGCATTGGGAGAAGGGGCTAAAAAATCAGTTGAGGAACAGTTCTCTTCGTTAGGTGCTAATTTAGTGATTGTTCGTACGGGTGGGATGAGGAGTGGGGGGGTATCATTAGAAGCAGGAACAGTCAATCGATTGGATGTTTTTGATGTAGGAGCGGTTGCTAAAAAATTCCCTGAGGTAAAACAAATCTCTGCTGTTGTGAATGGCAGAGGACAACTTGTTTTTGGAAGTCGAAATTGGAATAGTTATATCACGGGAGCAAGCCCTAACTATGAAACACTCCGCAATTTAGAACCAGTAGAAGGAAGATTTTTTACAGAAGAAGAAAACCAAAAACGAGCTCTTGTTTGTCTTGTGGGGAACACGGTTGTAAGAGAACTTTATGAAGGAAAAAATCCAGTTGGTACATATTTAAAAGTAAATCGTATTTTGTTTCGAGTGGTTGGGCTTCTTCCTGAAAAAGGGAGTGCCGGGTTTCGCGATCAGGATGATGTGGTTTTAGTTCCGCTAAACACTGCTATGCGAAGATTACTCAATAAAGATGCGGTTGATAGTTTGGAAATGGAATTAGAGAAAATTGAATCTTCAGAAGAATTTACAACTTCCTTAAAACGATTTTTACATGAAAGACATGGAACCAACGAATCCATGGGAAATCTTTACCAAGTGATGAACATGGCCGATATCCAATCTGCAGTATCTGAAACCAATCAAACCATGACAACTCTCCTCATAGCCCTTGCTGCAGTTTCACTTATGGTAGGTGGGATTGGAATTATGAATATCATGTTGGTGTCTGTAAAAGAAAGGACTAAGGAAATTGGTCTTCGAAAAGCACTAGGAGCTAGGGAGTCCGACATTCGGATGCAGTTTTTAATTGAGTCTACTTTAACCAGTTTGACCGGTGGGATTGTTGGACTTGTTTTCGGGATACTCGCTGTATTATTTTTACAAGAATACTTTGGTTGGACTATTGTTTTGTCCTTTCCTTCTATTGGATTTGCATTTCTCTTTTCCATATCGATTGGAATTTTGTTTGGTTGGTGGCCCTCGGAGTATGCCGCCAAATTGAGTCCGATCGTAGCGTTGCGATCTGAATGA
- a CDS encoding sodium-dependent bicarbonate transport family permease produces the protein MDFHAALNNILNPPVLFFFLGMGVVFFKSDLRITEGVSKFLSLYLLFSIGFKGGHELFKSPFAEEHMMTLIACMFMACFVPVYSYFIFRAKLDHANSAALAGSFGSISAVTFVTAGAFLHSYGYEYQGFIVAGMALMESPAIVLAVIIDRLGKRKSNQNLNERIQWKHLLHEAFFSSSVYILIGALIVGYLSGESGWNTTKPFTEDIFKGLLTFFLLDKGIDAARQMRELKKVGFFLIGSALIIMLINIVIAILLTKIIQMQIGDALMFVVLCASASYIAVPAAMKDSIPEANPSIYLTVALSIVFPINIIVGIPLYFYILKVIAGTT, from the coding sequence ATGGATTTCCACGCAGCACTCAACAACATCTTAAACCCACCGGTACTCTTTTTCTTTTTAGGAATGGGCGTCGTATTTTTTAAATCAGATCTACGGATCACAGAAGGAGTCTCTAAATTCCTTTCTTTGTATCTTTTGTTCTCAATCGGCTTCAAAGGGGGACATGAACTATTCAAATCTCCATTTGCAGAGGAACATATGATGACTCTCATTGCCTGTATGTTTATGGCATGTTTTGTTCCTGTTTACTCTTACTTCATCTTTAGAGCCAAATTGGATCATGCCAACTCGGCAGCACTTGCAGGAAGTTTTGGATCCATTAGTGCTGTGACCTTTGTAACTGCAGGAGCTTTCCTCCATAGTTATGGATATGAATACCAAGGATTCATTGTTGCAGGTATGGCTCTTATGGAATCACCAGCAATTGTACTTGCCGTGATCATTGATCGATTGGGCAAAAGGAAAAGTAATCAAAATCTCAATGAAAGGATCCAATGGAAACATTTACTCCATGAAGCTTTCTTTAGTTCCTCAGTTTACATTTTGATCGGAGCACTCATTGTAGGTTATTTGTCTGGTGAGTCCGGATGGAATACAACAAAACCGTTTACAGAAGATATTTTCAAAGGATTACTCACTTTCTTCTTATTGGATAAAGGAATCGATGCGGCAAGACAGATGCGTGAGCTAAAAAAAGTAGGGTTTTTTCTCATTGGATCGGCCCTCATCATCATGCTCATCAACATCGTGATTGCCATCCTGCTCACAAAAATCATTCAAATGCAAATCGGTGATGCTCTAATGTTTGTGGTTTTATGTGCCTCTGCATCATACATTGCAGTACCGGCAGCAATGAAAGATTCTATCCCAGAAGCTAACCCCAGTATCTATTTAACGGTTGCTTTATCGATTGTATTTCCTATCAACATAATCGTAGGAATCCCTTTATACTTTTACATACTAAAAGTCATTGCAGGAACCACTTAA
- a CDS encoding efflux RND transporter periplasmic adaptor subunit, giving the protein MKIKFIFISIVVVTISITVYLFGFGKSKSNTKLESSKVFRGDLIVTVRATGTAIPKNRLEIKPPIAGRVESILVNEGNHVGRGKIIAWMSSTERAALLDAARAKGEDELKKWEDFYKPTPVISPLRGLVIASNISPGQTVTQQDILYVLSDNLMVQAKVDETDLSKIKINQIANVTVDSYSNTPIQAKVTHIGYEAVTENNVTMYNVDLELKTIPEYLRSGMSITIDFILSKERDVLLLPNEFVKGGSGKGKVTKKLDGELVETVVSIGNSDEQNTAVISGLSENEVVYRKKKVQEEKKTNSGGPFSSPKMPKR; this is encoded by the coding sequence ATGAAGATTAAATTTATATTCATTTCAATTGTTGTCGTCACCATATCTATAACGGTATATCTATTTGGTTTTGGTAAATCAAAATCGAACACCAAACTTGAATCTTCAAAAGTATTTCGTGGAGATTTAATTGTTACAGTTCGAGCTACGGGTACAGCCATTCCGAAAAATCGATTAGAAATCAAACCACCCATTGCTGGCCGCGTGGAATCCATTCTCGTAAATGAAGGGAACCATGTTGGTCGTGGGAAAATCATCGCTTGGATGAGTTCCACGGAAAGGGCTGCGTTACTTGATGCAGCAAGAGCTAAAGGAGAAGATGAATTAAAAAAATGGGAAGATTTTTATAAGCCAACTCCTGTTATTTCACCTTTGCGTGGTTTGGTGATCGCTTCTAATATTAGTCCCGGGCAAACAGTCACACAACAAGACATACTCTATGTTCTTTCTGATAATCTAATGGTGCAGGCAAAAGTAGATGAAACGGATCTATCAAAAATAAAAATTAATCAGATTGCTAATGTCACGGTAGATTCTTATTCAAATACCCCTATTCAAGCAAAAGTCACTCATATTGGATACGAAGCTGTGACGGAGAACAATGTAACCATGTACAATGTGGATTTGGAATTAAAAACCATTCCGGAATATTTGAGAAGTGGAATGTCGATTACCATAGATTTTATTCTTTCCAAAGAGAGAGATGTATTACTCCTTCCCAATGAGTTTGTGAAAGGTGGATCAGGGAAAGGAAAAGTTACAAAAAAATTGGATGGTGAACTTGTAGAAACAGTAGTAAGTATTGGAAATTCCGATGAACAAAATACAGCGGTAATTTCTGGCCTGAGTGAAAATGAAGTAGTTTATCGTAAGAAAAAAGTTCAAGAGGAAAAAAAGACTAACAGCGGTGGTCCATTCTCCTCACCAAAAATGCCGAAGAGATAA